Genomic DNA from Halonatronomonas betaini:
AACTGGAGGGTCAGTAAATGAATAAGGGCAATAAATTTGGAATCCACAGAGTTATCAAACCGGTTGGAGCATTACCCCAGCCAGCAGAGAAAATTGATAATACAATGGAGATTTATGATAACGAAATATTAATTGATGTCGATACTTTAAATATAGATTCTGCAAGTTTTACTCAGATCAAGGAGGAAGCAGACGGGGATATCGAGAATATTAAAGGTAAGATGCTGGAGATAGTTAATAATCGCGGCAAACACCATAATCCTGTCACCGGTTCTGGCGGAATGCTAATAGGTAGAGTGGCTGAGATCGGGCCAAAACTTAAAGATAGAGATCTTCAAGTTGGCGATAAGATTGCAACACTGGTCTCTCTTTCATTAACTCCATTAAATATTGAAAGAATAAAAGAAGTCCGTTCAGCAGTTGATCAGGTAGATATTGAAGGCCAGGCAATTCTTTTTGAAAGTGGAATCTATGCAAAACTTCCAGAAGATATGTCAGAAACCCTTGCCCTGGCAGTACTTGATGTTGCCGGTGCAGCCGCCCAGACAGCCAGGCTTGTAAATTCTGGAGATAATGTCTTAATAATCGGAGCCGGCGGCAAATCAGGTATGCTCTGTCTCCATGAGGCCAAAAAGCGGGCTGGAGTCACTGGGAATGTAATCGCTTTAGATTATGGCTATGAAGCTATCTCAAGGATTAAAAAACTCGGTCTTGCAGATGAAATTATTCAGGCAGATGCAACAGACCCAACGGCAGTCTATAAAAGCGTCCAGGAAGCCACTGATGGCAATTTAGCTGATATTGTAATTAACTGTGTTAATATTCCAAATACAGAGATGGCTTCAATTCTTCCATGTAGAGATAGAGGCAAAATCTATTTCTTTAGCATGGCAACCAGCTTTACCGGGGCTGCTTTAGGGGCTGAAGGTGTTGGCAAAGACGTTGAGATGATTATAGGCAATGGTTATACCAGAGGTCATTCAGAAATTTCACTGGCAATTATGCAGGAGAATCAAAAACTTAGAGATATTTTTGAGAATCTATACACGGTCTAAAATTAAGGGGGAAGTAAAAAATGGAAAAGATAGGTGTAATCGGTGCAGGTACAATGGGTAGCGGGATTGCACAGATAGCTGCAACTGCAGGCTATCATGTTATTCTCCGTGATATCAATCAGGAAGTTTTAGAAAAGGGACTTGCTACAATCGAAAAAAACCTTGATCGTTCTATTAAAAAGGATAGATTGAATGAATCTGAGAAAGAAGATATTCTAGCTAGAATAGATACAGTAATTGAATATGGAAGTCTCTCAGAAGTTGACCTTGTCATTGAAGCGGCTCCAGAGGATTTAAGTCTAAAACAGGAGCTCTTTAAAAAGCTTGATAGTATCTGTAAGCCTGAAGCCATTCTGGCCACTAATACATCTGCTTTAAGTATTACAGAGCTGGCAACAGTAACTGAGCGGCCAGATAAAGTAATTGGTATTCATTTCTTTAATCCAGTACCTGTTATGGGTTTAGTCGAAATTATTAGAGCTCTTCCAACCTCAGATCAGACCTTTGATTTAGCAAGCGAGCTGGTAGAAGATTTAGGAAAATCACCAGTAGAAGTTGAAGAGGCCCCAGGCTTTGTCGTTAATAGGATCTTAGTTCCAATGATTAATGAGGCAGTCTTTATGCTCTCCGAGGGGGTAGCATCAGCTGAAGATATTGATACAGCAATGAAAAAAGGAGCCAATCATCCAATTGGACCTCTGGCTCTGGCTGATATGATTGGCCTTGATGTCTGTCTGGCAATTATGGATACCCTTGAAGAAGAATTTAAAGACTCTAAATATAGAGCAGCACCTCTCTTAAGGAAAAAAGTTAGAGGCGGAGAATTAGGCAGGAAAACAGGTAAAGGTTTCTATAAATATTAAGATCTCTAATAACTGGAGGTAGTTTAGATGGCCAAACTTGTAAATAAGGATAAGATTAAATCTCTATTTGCTGATGAACAGAGTTTGATGGTAGGAGGATTTATTGAATCAGGAGTTCCAGCAGAATTAATTAAAATTTTACTGGATAGTGGAGCCAGGGATCTAACTTTAATTGCCAATGATACCGGTTTTGATGATAAAACTTTCGGGCAATTAGTAGTTGAAAAGAGATTAAAAAAGGCGATAGTATCTCATATTGGCACTAACCGGGAGACTGGGAAGCAGATGAATGCCGGAGAACTGGAAGTCGAACTTACTCCCCAGGGAACATTAATTGAGCAGATCAGAGCCGGTGGAGCCGGGCTGGGTGGAATCTTAACTCAGACTGGAATCGGAACAACAGTCGCAGAGGATCAAAGAATAATTGAAGTTGATGGCGAAGATTATATCCTGGCCAGGCCCTTACAGGCTGATATAGCCCTGGTTAAAGCCTGGAAGGCAGATAAAAAAGGCAACCTGATTTATCGCTATGCAGCCAGAAACTTTAATCCAATAGTTGCAACAGCCGCTGATATTGTAATTGTTGAAGCTGACGAAATCCTGGAAGTTGGCGAGATAGATTCCAATCAAGTCATGACCCCTGGACTTTTTGTCGATTATATTCTAGAAAAATAAGAGTAACCTGAGGAGGTTATAATAATGGAGAAAGTTGTAATAGCAAGTGCCACCAGAACAGCAATTGGTAGCTTTGGTAAAAGTTTAAAGAAAGTCCCTGCTGTTGATTTAGGTGCAACTGTCATAAAAAGTGCTCTAGAAAGAGCAGGTATAGATAAAGAATTAGTCGATGAAGTCTTAATAGGTAATATCCTGCAGGCCGGCCAGGGTCAGAACCCAGCCCGTCAGGCAGCATTAAAAGCCGGTCTACCAGAAACAGTTCCAGCGACAACTATTAATAAAGTCTGTGGCTCAGGTTTAAAGACAGTCAATCTGGCTGCCCAGAGTATCATGCTTGGTGAGCATGATATTGTTGTAGCTGGCGGAATCGAAAATATGAGCAGATCTGGATATTATCTGCCAAATGCCCGCTGGGGCGAAAAGATGGGCCATGGAGAGATGATAGATTTAATGATCCATGATGGCCTCTGGGATGCCTTCAATGATTACCATATGGGGATCACAGCTGAAAATCTTGCAGAAAAATATGATATTACCAGGGAAGAGCAGGATGAATTTGCAGCAAAGAGTCAGAATAAAGCTGAAAAAGCCTGGGAAGAGGGCCGTTTTGAAGATGAAATAACTCCGGTTGAGATTCCACAGCGGAAAGGTGACCCTGAAATCTTCGATAAAGATGAATATTACCGTAAAGGTGTCACAGCTGAAGGCTTAGGTAAATTAAGGCCTGCTTTCAAAAGTGACGGAACTGTAACAGCCGGTAATGCTTCAGGTATTAACGATGGTGCAGCAGTCCTTGTTCTAATGAGTGAGAAAAGGGCCCAGGAACTAGGTATCAAGCCAATCGCAACCTTTGTTGCCCATGCTTCTGCAGCAGTAGATCCGGCCATAATGGGTATCGGTCCAGTTCCAGCAACCCAGCTGGCTTTAGACAGAGCCGGGCTCGATATTTCAGATATTGAACTGGTTGAGGCCAATGAAGCCTTTGCAGCCCAGTCCCTGGCAGTCTTAAAGGAATTAAACTTTGATCCAGAGATAGTTAATGTCAATGGTGGAGCAATCGCCCTTGGCCATCCAATTGGAGCCAGCGGCACAAGAATTTTAGTCACCCTTATCCATGAAATGATTAAAAGAGATAATCGTTACGGACTGGCAACTCTTTGCATTGGCGGCGGTCAGGGAATTACAACAATAGTTGAAAGGAATTAGACAGGAGGTATTTTAATGTCAGATATAAGAGAGAGAATTACCAGAAGAATTGCCCAGGAGCTTAAAGATGGCGAGGTCGTCAATCTGGGCATAGGTATGCCAACGATGGTAGCTGATTATATCTCTGATGATATAGATATAACCCTTCAGACAGAAAACGGCTTTGTTGGAGTCGGGCCAACTCCTCCAGAAGGCGAGGAAGATCCTGATATAGTCAACGCAGGTGGCCAGCCAGTTACAATTAAAGACGGAGGAGCCTGCTTTGATTCAGCCACATCC
This window encodes:
- a CDS encoding 3-hydroxybutyryl-CoA dehydrogenase; protein product: MEKIGVIGAGTMGSGIAQIAATAGYHVILRDINQEVLEKGLATIEKNLDRSIKKDRLNESEKEDILARIDTVIEYGSLSEVDLVIEAAPEDLSLKQELFKKLDSICKPEAILATNTSALSITELATVTERPDKVIGIHFFNPVPVMGLVEIIRALPTSDQTFDLASELVEDLGKSPVEVEEAPGFVVNRILVPMINEAVFMLSEGVASAEDIDTAMKKGANHPIGPLALADMIGLDVCLAIMDTLEEEFKDSKYRAAPLLRKKVRGGELGRKTGKGFYKY
- a CDS encoding zinc-binding dehydrogenase, whose protein sequence is MNKGNKFGIHRVIKPVGALPQPAEKIDNTMEIYDNEILIDVDTLNIDSASFTQIKEEADGDIENIKGKMLEIVNNRGKHHNPVTGSGGMLIGRVAEIGPKLKDRDLQVGDKIATLVSLSLTPLNIERIKEVRSAVDQVDIEGQAILFESGIYAKLPEDMSETLALAVLDVAGAAAQTARLVNSGDNVLIIGAGGKSGMLCLHEAKKRAGVTGNVIALDYGYEAISRIKKLGLADEIIQADATDPTAVYKSVQEATDGNLADIVINCVNIPNTEMASILPCRDRGKIYFFSMATSFTGAALGAEGVGKDVEMIIGNGYTRGHSEISLAIMQENQKLRDIFENLYTV
- a CDS encoding 3-oxoacid CoA-transferase subunit A; translation: MAKLVNKDKIKSLFADEQSLMVGGFIESGVPAELIKILLDSGARDLTLIANDTGFDDKTFGQLVVEKRLKKAIVSHIGTNRETGKQMNAGELEVELTPQGTLIEQIRAGGAGLGGILTQTGIGTTVAEDQRIIEVDGEDYILARPLQADIALVKAWKADKKGNLIYRYAARNFNPIVATAADIVIVEADEILEVGEIDSNQVMTPGLFVDYILEK
- a CDS encoding acetyl-CoA C-acetyltransferase gives rise to the protein MEKVVIASATRTAIGSFGKSLKKVPAVDLGATVIKSALERAGIDKELVDEVLIGNILQAGQGQNPARQAALKAGLPETVPATTINKVCGSGLKTVNLAAQSIMLGEHDIVVAGGIENMSRSGYYLPNARWGEKMGHGEMIDLMIHDGLWDAFNDYHMGITAENLAEKYDITREEQDEFAAKSQNKAEKAWEEGRFEDEITPVEIPQRKGDPEIFDKDEYYRKGVTAEGLGKLRPAFKSDGTVTAGNASGINDGAAVLVLMSEKRAQELGIKPIATFVAHASAAVDPAIMGIGPVPATQLALDRAGLDISDIELVEANEAFAAQSLAVLKELNFDPEIVNVNGGAIALGHPIGASGTRILVTLIHEMIKRDNRYGLATLCIGGGQGITTIVERN